The proteins below come from a single Sorghum bicolor cultivar BTx623 chromosome 4, Sorghum_bicolor_NCBIv3, whole genome shotgun sequence genomic window:
- the LOC8066491 gene encoding translationally-controlled tumor protein homolog, giving the protein MLVYQDLLSGDELLSDSFQYKEIFDGVLWEVEGKWVVKGAVDVDIGANPSAEGGEDEGVDDQTERVVDIVDTFRLQEQPTFDKKTFVTNIKRYIKNLTGKLEPEKADEFKKGIEGATKFLLSKLKDLQFFVGESMHDDGSLVFAYYKEGATDPTFLYFAHGLKEIKC; this is encoded by the exons ATGTTGGTCTACCAGGATCTGCTCTCTG GCGACGAGCTCCTCTCCGACTCCTTCCAGTATAAGGAGATCTTTGACGGCGTCCTCTGGGAGGTCGAGGGCAAG TGGGTCGTCAAAGGAGCTGTCGATGTGGATATTGGTGCCAATCCATCTGCCGAGGGTGGTGAAGATGAGGGTGTTGATGACCAGACTGAAAGGGTTGTTGACATTGTTGACACCTTCCGCCTCCAG GAGCAACCCACATTTGACAAGAAAACATTTGTGACTAACATTAAGCGCTACATCAAGAACCTCACTGGCAAGCTGGAGCCAGAGAAGGCAGATGAATTCAAGAAGGGCATTGAGGGTGCCACCAAGTTCCTTCTTAGCAAGCTCAAAGATCTTCAGTT CTTTGTTGGTGAGAGTATGCATGATGATGGAAGCCTAGTGTTCGCTTACTACAAGGAAGGTGCCACTGACCCGACATTCCTCTATTTTGCTCATGGTCTGAAGGAGATTAAGTGCTAG
- the LOC8066492 gene encoding cytochrome P450 89A2 isoform X1 codes for MEKDSTSTTTPLFLLCATTVTIALVSLWLVLLVRGRKNRKADAGRLPPGPPALLFLVKFLALRRSIFDLAPLLRDLHARYGPVISLRLFRTLVFVADRHLAHRVLVQGGATFADRPPPVDPNSLFTTGGHDVSSSPYGAYWRLVRRNLAAEALQPARVALFAPARRWACDGLVDRLCDAGAAGGDDDAGRAVTLRPFLRRAMFELLVYMCFGARLGQEALDEIEGLQHQALLSLTAFPVFAFFPAVTKRIFRSRWEAYVAVRRRQDEVFVPLIHATRGNDDPPCYADSLRALRVPEEAGDRPLTDAEMVSLCSEFLNGGTDTTVTLVEWIMAELVNHPDVQAKVHDEVVRSSNGDDVQVQAMAPYLKAVVLEGLRLHPPGHFVLPHGVRGDDGADVGGYKVPRGAEVNFLVAEIGRDETVWTAAREFRPDRFVDGGEGCDVDITGSREIKMMPFGAGRRMCPGYSLGIHHAEYFVARMVRDLEWRPPVDGAAVDMAEELDFTTVMKLPLRARIIARH; via the coding sequence ATGGAGAAGGACTCCACCTCCACGACGACGCCTCTGTTCCTCCTCTGCGCTACTACTGTCACCATCGCCCTAGTCTCCCTCTGGTTGGTCCTCCTCGTCCGCGGCCGCAAGAACCGCAAGGCCGACGCCGGCCGCCTCCCGCCGGGTCCACCGGCGCTGCTCTTCCTCGTCAAGTTCCTGGCGCTGCGGCGCTCCATCTTCGACTTGGCTCCGCTGCTCCGCGACCTGCACGCGCGCTACGGCCCCGTCATCTCGCTCCGCCTCTTCCGCACCCTCGTCTTCGTCGCCGACCGCCACCTCGCGCACCGGGTCCTCGTGCAGGGCGGCGCCACCTTCGCGGACCGCCCGCCGCCCGTCGACCCGAACAGCCTCTTCACCACCGGCGGACACGACGTCAGCTCCTCACCCTACGGCGCCTACTGGCGCCTCGTGCGCCGCAACCTCGCGGCCGAGGCGCTGCAGCCCGCCCGTGTCGCCCTCTTCGCTCCGGCCAGGCGGTGGGCGTGCGACGGCCTCGTCGACAGGCTATGCGACGCTGGCGCTGCCGGTGGAGACGACGACGCCGGCCGCGCCGTCACGTTGCGGCCGTTCCTCCGCCGTGCCATGTTCGAGCTGCTCGTCTACATGTGCTTCGGCGCGCGGCTGGGCCAGGAGGCGCTCGACGAGATCGAGGGGCTGCAGCACCAGGCGCTCCTCTCGCTCACTGCCTTCCCCGTCTTCGCCTTCTTCCCCGCGGTGACCAAGCGGATCTTCCGCAGCCGGTGGGAGGCCTACGTCGCAGTGCGGCGGAGGCAGGACGAGGTGTTCGTCCCTCTCATCCACGCCACGCGTGGGAACGATGACCCGCCGTGCTACGCGGACTCGCTCCGCGCGCTGCGAGTGCCCGAGGAGGCCGGTGACCGTCCGCTCACGGACGCTGAGATGGTCAGCCTCTGCTCCGAGTTCCTCAACGGCGGCACGGACACGACGGTGACGCTGGTGGAATGGATTATGGCTGAGCTAGTGAACCACCCGGATGTGCAGGCCAAGGTGCACGACGAGGTGGTGAGGTCGTCTAATGGCGACGACGTCCAGGTCCAGGCGATGGCGCCGTACCTTAAGGCCGTGGTGCTGGAGGGCCTGCGCCTGCACCCGCCGGGCCACTTCGTGCTCCCGCACGGCGTGCGGGGCGACGACGGCGCGGACGTCGGCGGCTACAAGGTGCCCAGGGGCGCGGAGGTGAACTTCCTGGTGGCGGAGATCGGGCGCGACGAGACGGTGTGGACAGCGGCAAGGGAGTTCCGGCCAGACCGGTTCGTGGATGGCGGGGAGGGCTGCGACGTCGACATCACTGGCAGTCGGGAGATCAAGATGATGCCTTTCGGCGCCGGGCGGCGCATGTGCCCCGGCTACTCGCTCGGCATCCACCATGCTGAGTACTTCGTGGCGAGGATGGTGCGGGACCTGGAGTGGCGCCCGCCGGTGGACGGCGCGGCGGTGGACATGGCGGAAGAGCTCGACTTCACCACTGTCATGAAGCTGCCGCTCCGTGCACGCATCATCGCTAGGCATTAG
- the LOC8066492 gene encoding cytochrome P450 89A2 isoform X2 codes for MEKDSTSTTTPLFLLCATTVTIALVSLWLVLLVRGRKNRKADAGRLPPGPPALLFLVKFLALRRSIFDLAPLLRDLHARYGPVISLRLFRTLVFVADRHLAHRVLVQGGATFADRPPPVDPNSLFTTGGHDVSSSPYGAYWRLVRRNLAAEALQPARVALFAPARRWACDGLVDRLCDAGAAGGDDDAGRAVTLRPFLRRAMFELLVYMCFGARLGQEALDEIEGLQHQALLSLTAFPVFAFFPAVTKRIFRSRWEAYVAVRRRQDEVFVPLIHATRGNDDPPCYADSLRALRVPEEAGDRPLTDAEMAKVHDEVVRSSNGDDVQVQAMAPYLKAVVLEGLRLHPPGHFVLPHGVRGDDGADVGGYKVPRGAEVNFLVAEIGRDETVWTAAREFRPDRFVDGGEGCDVDITGSREIKMMPFGAGRRMCPGYSLGIHHAEYFVARMVRDLEWRPPVDGAAVDMAEELDFTTVMKLPLRARIIARH; via the exons ATGGAGAAGGACTCCACCTCCACGACGACGCCTCTGTTCCTCCTCTGCGCTACTACTGTCACCATCGCCCTAGTCTCCCTCTGGTTGGTCCTCCTCGTCCGCGGCCGCAAGAACCGCAAGGCCGACGCCGGCCGCCTCCCGCCGGGTCCACCGGCGCTGCTCTTCCTCGTCAAGTTCCTGGCGCTGCGGCGCTCCATCTTCGACTTGGCTCCGCTGCTCCGCGACCTGCACGCGCGCTACGGCCCCGTCATCTCGCTCCGCCTCTTCCGCACCCTCGTCTTCGTCGCCGACCGCCACCTCGCGCACCGGGTCCTCGTGCAGGGCGGCGCCACCTTCGCGGACCGCCCGCCGCCCGTCGACCCGAACAGCCTCTTCACCACCGGCGGACACGACGTCAGCTCCTCACCCTACGGCGCCTACTGGCGCCTCGTGCGCCGCAACCTCGCGGCCGAGGCGCTGCAGCCCGCCCGTGTCGCCCTCTTCGCTCCGGCCAGGCGGTGGGCGTGCGACGGCCTCGTCGACAGGCTATGCGACGCTGGCGCTGCCGGTGGAGACGACGACGCCGGCCGCGCCGTCACGTTGCGGCCGTTCCTCCGCCGTGCCATGTTCGAGCTGCTCGTCTACATGTGCTTCGGCGCGCGGCTGGGCCAGGAGGCGCTCGACGAGATCGAGGGGCTGCAGCACCAGGCGCTCCTCTCGCTCACTGCCTTCCCCGTCTTCGCCTTCTTCCCCGCGGTGACCAAGCGGATCTTCCGCAGCCGGTGGGAGGCCTACGTCGCAGTGCGGCGGAGGCAGGACGAGGTGTTCGTCCCTCTCATCCACGCCACGCGTGGGAACGATGACCCGCCGTGCTACGCGGACTCGCTCCGCGCGCTGCGAGTGCCCGAGGAGGCCGGTGACCGTCCGCTCACGGACGCTGAGATG GCCAAGGTGCACGACGAGGTGGTGAGGTCGTCTAATGGCGACGACGTCCAGGTCCAGGCGATGGCGCCGTACCTTAAGGCCGTGGTGCTGGAGGGCCTGCGCCTGCACCCGCCGGGCCACTTCGTGCTCCCGCACGGCGTGCGGGGCGACGACGGCGCGGACGTCGGCGGCTACAAGGTGCCCAGGGGCGCGGAGGTGAACTTCCTGGTGGCGGAGATCGGGCGCGACGAGACGGTGTGGACAGCGGCAAGGGAGTTCCGGCCAGACCGGTTCGTGGATGGCGGGGAGGGCTGCGACGTCGACATCACTGGCAGTCGGGAGATCAAGATGATGCCTTTCGGCGCCGGGCGGCGCATGTGCCCCGGCTACTCGCTCGGCATCCACCATGCTGAGTACTTCGTGGCGAGGATGGTGCGGGACCTGGAGTGGCGCCCGCCGGTGGACGGCGCGGCGGTGGACATGGCGGAAGAGCTCGACTTCACCACTGTCATGAAGCTGCCGCTCCGTGCACGCATCATCGCTAGGCATTAG